From Chryseobacterium sp. H1D6B, a single genomic window includes:
- a CDS encoding sigma-70 family RNA polymerase sigma factor, with translation MEKELLLECQRNNRNAQRKLYEKMAGKLYAVCRRYLKNDEDIEEALADTFYKIFTKLGQLQNPDIFEAWAKKIAVNECLQKLRSQKTLHISLEEEFAGASDTETDIISFEKDILKLLNFLPEGCRAIFNLFAIEGYPHKEIASMLSISEGTSKSQLNFARKKLQELLGNHNI, from the coding sequence ATGGAAAAAGAATTATTATTAGAATGCCAGCGTAATAACCGTAATGCACAGCGGAAGTTATACGAGAAAATGGCCGGTAAGCTGTATGCAGTATGCAGACGCTATCTGAAAAATGATGAAGATATTGAAGAAGCACTGGCTGATACTTTCTATAAAATATTTACAAAACTCGGCCAGTTACAAAATCCTGATATTTTCGAAGCCTGGGCAAAAAAGATTGCGGTGAATGAATGCCTGCAGAAATTGAGATCACAAAAGACGCTGCATATTTCTTTGGAAGAAGAATTTGCAGGAGCTTCAGATACGGAGACTGATATTATTTCCTTTGAAAAAGATATTTTGAAATTATTAAACTTTCTTCCTGAGGGCTGCAGAGCAATTTTCAATCTTTTTGCAATAGAGGGATATCCGCACAAAGAAATAGCTTCTATGCTTTCTATCAGTGAGGGAACATCTAAATCCCAGCTCAATTTCGCCAGAAAAAAACTACAGGAACTTTTAGGTAACCACAACATTTAA
- a CDS encoding C1 family peptidase, with the protein MKNNKIASLLFVLSAGSMMFAQDDLINKLKNNQSQNANFKFTTLKDVGATSVKNQGSSGTCWSYSGNSFLESEMQRMGKKPVDLAEIFTARNSYHDKAKLYVLNNGAISWGDGGELHDVVNMYKKYGAVPQNVYTGLQAGQTTNNFKEMQGKIKTVLDSLVEASSKGKLSDNWMSSVDAVLDQYLGKVPTNFTYEGKSYTPKTFAKEVVGINPDDYVELSSYKDYAYYQKFVVPIPDNWSHDSDWNIPMTDLTAIIDNAVNKGYSIGWATDVSEPYFSYKNGVAYVPDVDLDQITPEVKKELFTEPKKDKTITEDMRQRALNNLSTTDDHGMHIVGLAKDQSGKEYYMVKNSWGVTNDFEGYLYVTRPYVEYKSTAILVHKNAIPKNILKQLKPNKNIGL; encoded by the coding sequence ATGAAAAACAACAAAATTGCCTCATTACTTTTTGTTTTGTCTGCAGGAAGTATGATGTTCGCTCAAGATGACTTAATCAATAAGTTAAAAAACAATCAATCTCAAAATGCCAATTTCAAATTCACCACATTAAAAGATGTGGGTGCTACTTCGGTAAAGAACCAAGGTTCTTCAGGAACATGCTGGAGTTATTCAGGGAACTCATTCCTTGAGTCTGAAATGCAGCGTATGGGTAAAAAACCTGTAGATCTGGCTGAAATTTTTACGGCAAGAAACTCTTATCACGACAAAGCAAAATTATATGTCTTAAATAACGGCGCGATCAGCTGGGGAGATGGAGGAGAATTGCATGACGTAGTGAATATGTACAAAAAGTACGGTGCTGTTCCTCAAAATGTTTACACTGGATTACAAGCCGGACAGACTACCAATAATTTCAAAGAAATGCAGGGGAAGATAAAAACTGTTTTAGACAGTTTAGTAGAGGCTTCTTCTAAAGGTAAGCTGTCTGACAACTGGATGTCTTCTGTAGATGCTGTTTTAGACCAATACCTTGGAAAAGTTCCGACTAACTTTACGTATGAAGGAAAATCTTACACTCCGAAAACTTTTGCTAAAGAAGTTGTGGGAATTAATCCTGATGATTATGTAGAATTATCTTCGTATAAAGATTATGCTTACTATCAAAAATTCGTAGTTCCGATTCCTGATAACTGGAGCCATGATTCTGACTGGAATATTCCAATGACAGATTTAACTGCGATCATTGATAATGCTGTCAACAAAGGATATTCTATCGGATGGGCAACAGATGTTTCAGAGCCTTATTTTTCATACAAAAATGGGGTAGCTTACGTTCCGGATGTAGACCTGGATCAGATTACTCCAGAAGTGAAAAAAGAATTGTTTACAGAACCTAAAAAAGACAAAACGATCACTGAAGATATGCGTCAGAGAGCGCTGAACAACCTTTCTACAACGGATGACCACGGAATGCACATTGTAGGATTAGCAAAAGATCAGTCTGGAAAAGAATATTACATGGTGAAAAACTCTTGGGGTGTTACCAATGATTTTGAAGGATATCTTTATGTAACAAGACCTTATGTTGAGTATAAATCAACTGCGATTTTAGTTCATAAAAATGCGATTCCAAAGAACATTTTAAAGCAATTGAAACCAAATAAGAATATTGGTTTATAA
- a CDS encoding NADH:flavin oxidoreductase — translation MSTESLFKPFSYKNLQLKNRIVMAPMTRAQSDNGVPTQQITDYYARRAGSDVGLILSEGTVVNRPGSKNMQNIPDFYGNEALQGWKNVIDAVHENGGKMGPQIWHVGDTRSSEDYPLVDMEKASTMTLEDIQDTIAQFAASAKSAKDLGFDCLEIHGAHGYLIDQFFWEVTNTRTDEYGGKTIKERTRFAVDVIKAIRAAVGEDFTIIIRLSQWKQQDYSSRLAATPAEMEDWLLPLKEAGADIFHCSQRRFWEPEFEGSDLNFAGWAKKITGQPTITVGSVGLQGDFMGAFAGQGTEKADLSELTRRLERGDFDLVAVGRALLQDPDWVRKVKEGKLEELLDFSAESMGVLY, via the coding sequence ATGAGTACAGAATCATTATTTAAACCGTTTAGTTACAAAAATCTTCAGCTTAAAAATAGAATAGTAATGGCTCCGATGACGAGAGCGCAGTCTGATAATGGAGTTCCTACACAGCAGATTACCGATTATTATGCAAGAAGAGCAGGTTCAGATGTTGGATTGATTCTTTCTGAAGGAACAGTGGTCAACAGACCAGGATCTAAAAATATGCAGAACATTCCGGATTTCTACGGAAATGAAGCGCTGCAGGGATGGAAAAATGTAATCGATGCTGTTCATGAAAATGGAGGTAAAATGGGCCCTCAGATATGGCATGTAGGTGATACAAGAAGTTCTGAAGATTATCCATTAGTTGATATGGAAAAAGCTTCTACCATGACGCTGGAAGATATTCAGGATACGATTGCACAGTTTGCAGCATCTGCAAAATCAGCAAAAGATCTTGGATTCGACTGTCTGGAAATCCATGGAGCACACGGATACCTTATCGACCAGTTTTTCTGGGAAGTTACCAATACGAGAACTGATGAGTACGGAGGGAAAACAATAAAAGAAAGAACCCGTTTTGCAGTAGATGTTATCAAAGCGATAAGAGCCGCTGTAGGAGAGGATTTTACAATCATTATCCGTCTTTCACAATGGAAGCAGCAGGATTATTCAAGCAGATTAGCAGCTACCCCAGCTGAAATGGAAGACTGGCTTTTACCTTTAAAAGAAGCTGGAGCAGATATTTTCCATTGTTCACAGCGCCGTTTCTGGGAACCTGAGTTTGAAGGTTCTGACCTGAATTTTGCTGGCTGGGCTAAGAAAATTACTGGACAGCCTACCATTACTGTTGGTTCTGTAGGTCTTCAAGGAGATTTTATGGGAGCTTTTGCCGGACAGGGAACTGAGAAAGCAGATTTATCAGAATTAACAAGAAGACTTGAAAGAGGAGATTTTGACCTTGTAGCTGTTGGAAGAGCACTTTTACAAGACCCTGATTGGGTGAGAAAAGTAAAAGAAGGAAAACTTGAAGAACTTTTAGATTTTTCAGCTGAGAGCATGGGAGTGCTTTATTAA
- a CDS encoding helix-turn-helix domain-containing protein: MKKNAKNELMQYSCPLGKAMSALGSKWKPIIALVIKDRKLRFGELAVRISVISRKVLTDQLREMEADGLVIREEFKELPPRVEYSLTEKGLALLPILYLLEEWEAKYQNKDLQAKKDCNILDHKIKTAVNV; the protein is encoded by the coding sequence ATGAAAAAGAATGCAAAGAATGAATTAATGCAGTACAGCTGTCCTTTAGGGAAAGCAATGTCTGCCTTGGGAAGTAAATGGAAACCCATTATTGCATTGGTGATTAAAGACCGTAAACTTCGTTTTGGAGAACTCGCCGTGCGCATTAGTGTAATTTCCAGAAAAGTACTTACCGATCAGCTAAGAGAAATGGAAGCAGACGGCCTGGTCATTCGAGAAGAGTTTAAAGAGCTCCCTCCAAGAGTTGAATATTCTTTGACAGAAAAAGGACTGGCTTTGCTGCCTATTTTATATTTGCTGGAAGAATGGGAAGCTAAATATCAGAATAAAGATCTGCAGGCTAAGAAGGATTGTAATATCTTAGATCATAAAATAAAAACCGCTGTTAATGTTTAA
- a CDS encoding transketolase C-terminal domain-containing protein: MQTTYIETQQISFQDFRNQILEDYKLGRISREMSYLGRREVLTGKAKFGIFGDGKELPQLAMAKVFKNGDFRSGYYRDQTFALAVDALTVGSFFAQLYADTSVEREPASAGRQMNGHFATRSLNEDGSWKDLTAQKNISSDISPTAGQMPRLLGLAQASKIYKSVKFDGSEKFSKEGNEIAFGTIGDASTAEGHFWETLNAACALQVPMIVSIWDDGYGISVPTKNQRAKADISEMLSGFQRKEGENQGCEIIKVKAWDYPALLDAYAKAEHFARTESVPVVVHVVEVTQPQGHSTSGSHERYKNEERLAWEADFDGLVKFREWILNYSIEIEGKEEIIAAAAELDAIDEEAKKTVKAGQKAAWESYQKTITDLTQSVLPLVENMKSQNSEIENYIAQFNTLVSKAKKDIFHLVRKSLLATRGTSSPERSQLMQKYNEVFEVEKDNYSSHLYSQSQWKAENIKEIKPVYSDSSEEVDGRVVVRNNFDKIFEKYPETLVFGEDAGNIGDVNQGLEGMQEKYGEIRVADTGIREATILGQGIGMAMRGLRPIAEIQYLDYILYCLQGMSDDLATVQYRTKGGQKAPVIIRTRGHRLEGVWHSGSPMAGILNLSKGILVLVPRNLTKAAGFYNTMLQSDDPAVIVECLNGYRLKEKQPDNLGDFTVPVGKIEVTKEGKDVTLVTYGSTWRIVMEAAAELEKLGISSEVIDVQSLIPFDLTQEIAESVKKTNRLVVIDEDVEGGTSAFILQQILEKQKAFRYLDSDPLTIAANDHRPAYASDGDYFSKPSTDDIVERIYAMFNETNPQKYPAIF, from the coding sequence ATGCAAACAACCTATATTGAAACTCAGCAAATTTCTTTTCAAGATTTTAGAAATCAAATACTTGAAGATTATAAATTGGGAAGGATTTCTCGTGAAATGTCTTATTTAGGAAGAAGAGAAGTGCTTACAGGAAAGGCTAAATTCGGTATTTTCGGCGATGGTAAAGAACTGCCACAGCTGGCAATGGCGAAAGTTTTTAAGAATGGAGACTTCCGTTCTGGGTACTATAGAGACCAAACTTTTGCTTTAGCTGTAGATGCATTAACAGTGGGGAGCTTTTTTGCACAGCTGTATGCAGATACAAGCGTAGAAAGAGAACCTGCATCAGCGGGAAGACAAATGAACGGCCACTTCGCAACAAGAAGTTTAAATGAAGACGGAAGCTGGAAAGATTTAACAGCTCAAAAAAATATTTCTTCTGATATTTCTCCTACAGCAGGACAGATGCCAAGGTTATTAGGATTAGCTCAGGCTTCAAAAATATATAAATCAGTAAAATTTGACGGTTCTGAAAAGTTTTCCAAAGAAGGAAACGAAATCGCTTTTGGAACTATCGGAGATGCTTCTACAGCAGAAGGCCATTTCTGGGAAACATTGAATGCCGCATGTGCGCTTCAGGTTCCTATGATCGTTTCTATCTGGGATGACGGGTATGGAATTTCAGTTCCTACAAAAAACCAGAGAGCAAAAGCTGATATTTCTGAGATGCTTAGCGGTTTCCAAAGAAAAGAAGGCGAAAATCAGGGTTGTGAAATTATTAAGGTAAAAGCTTGGGATTATCCTGCATTATTAGATGCTTATGCAAAAGCTGAGCATTTCGCAAGAACAGAAAGTGTACCTGTAGTAGTCCATGTTGTTGAAGTTACGCAGCCTCAAGGACACTCTACCTCAGGATCTCACGAAAGATATAAAAATGAAGAGCGTCTTGCCTGGGAAGCAGATTTTGACGGATTAGTAAAATTCAGAGAATGGATTCTTAATTATTCAATTGAAATTGAAGGTAAGGAAGAAATTATTGCAGCAGCAGCAGAACTGGATGCAATAGATGAAGAGGCTAAAAAAACAGTGAAAGCCGGGCAGAAAGCAGCTTGGGAAAGTTATCAGAAAACAATTACAGATTTAACGCAGTCAGTTTTACCATTAGTGGAAAATATGAAGAGCCAGAATTCTGAAATTGAAAATTATATAGCTCAGTTTAATACATTAGTTTCTAAAGCTAAAAAAGATATTTTCCATTTGGTGAGAAAATCTTTACTGGCAACAAGAGGAACCAGTTCTCCTGAAAGAAGCCAATTGATGCAGAAGTATAATGAGGTTTTTGAAGTAGAAAAAGACAATTATTCTTCTCATTTATATTCTCAGTCTCAATGGAAAGCTGAAAATATTAAAGAAATCAAACCAGTTTATTCAGACAGTTCAGAAGAGGTAGATGGAAGAGTAGTGGTTAGGAACAATTTTGATAAAATATTTGAAAAATATCCTGAAACTTTAGTGTTTGGTGAAGATGCCGGAAATATTGGTGATGTGAACCAGGGACTGGAAGGAATGCAGGAGAAATACGGTGAAATTCGTGTTGCAGATACCGGAATCCGTGAAGCTACCATTCTAGGACAAGGAATCGGAATGGCAATGAGAGGTCTTAGACCCATTGCTGAAATTCAGTATTTAGATTATATCCTGTATTGTTTACAGGGAATGAGTGATGATCTTGCGACAGTTCAGTACAGAACAAAAGGAGGTCAGAAAGCTCCTGTAATTATCAGAACCAGAGGACACAGATTAGAAGGTGTCTGGCATTCAGGTTCTCCGATGGCGGGAATTTTAAACCTTTCAAAAGGTATTTTGGTTTTAGTGCCGAGAAACTTGACGAAAGCAGCCGGATTCTATAATACTATGCTTCAAAGTGATGATCCAGCCGTTATTGTTGAATGTCTGAACGGATACAGATTAAAAGAAAAACAGCCTGATAACTTAGGGGATTTCACTGTTCCTGTAGGAAAAATTGAAGTGACCAAAGAAGGAAAAGATGTTACTTTGGTGACATACGGTTCTACCTGGAGAATTGTAATGGAAGCAGCAGCAGAATTAGAAAAACTAGGGATTTCTTCAGAAGTGATCGATGTCCAGTCTTTAATTCCTTTCGATTTAACTCAAGAAATTGCTGAAAGCGTTAAGAAGACAAACAGACTGGTTGTTATTGACGAAGATGTAGAAGGAGGAACTTCAGCATTTATTTTACAGCAGATTTTAGAGAAGCAGAAAGCATTCAGATATTTAGATTCAGATCCGTTGACTATTGCTGCCAATGATCACAGACCTGCTTATGCAAGTGACGGAGATTATTTCAGCAAACCGTCTACAGATGATATAGTAGAAAGAATCTACGCGATGTTCAATGAAACAAATCCTCAGAAATATCCTGCGATATTTTAA
- a CDS encoding polyprenyl synthetase family protein yields MANIVEEIKQPINEEMKLFEQKFYESMQSKVPLLDKVTRFIVTTKGKQMRPMFVFLCAKLIGEVNEKTYRGASMIELIHTATLVHDDVVDESFKRRNFFSINALWKNKIAVLVGDYLLSKSVLLSTDHKDYDLLAVISRTIREMSEGELLQLEKARKLDITEDVYYEIIRQKTATLIAACCEIGVLSNNADEALAKKMLDFGTYTGMAFQIKDDLFDYLSSNFIGKPVGIDIKEQKMTLPLIHTLKIAGEKDRKYYFNTIKRYNNDQKRVKELIAFVKSSGGLDYAVSVMKDFQHKAKDILNEFPDSEAKKSLHSMLDYVIERKF; encoded by the coding sequence GTGGCGAATATCGTAGAAGAAATCAAACAGCCGATCAATGAAGAAATGAAACTTTTCGAGCAGAAGTTTTATGAATCCATGCAGAGTAAAGTCCCTTTATTAGATAAAGTAACTCGCTTTATCGTTACTACTAAAGGAAAGCAGATGCGGCCAATGTTTGTGTTTCTTTGTGCAAAATTAATAGGAGAGGTCAATGAAAAGACGTACCGCGGTGCTTCCATGATTGAGCTTATCCACACCGCTACTTTGGTACATGATGATGTAGTGGATGAAAGCTTTAAAAGACGTAATTTTTTCTCTATTAATGCTTTATGGAAGAATAAAATTGCAGTTTTAGTAGGAGATTATCTTTTGTCAAAATCAGTTTTACTATCTACAGACCATAAAGACTACGATTTACTTGCTGTAATCTCAAGAACTATTAGAGAAATGTCCGAAGGTGAGCTTCTTCAATTGGAAAAAGCTAGAAAATTAGATATTACAGAAGATGTGTATTACGAAATTATTCGTCAGAAAACAGCAACTTTAATTGCAGCATGTTGTGAAATAGGTGTTTTATCAAATAACGCAGATGAAGCACTTGCTAAAAAAATGCTTGATTTCGGAACTTATACAGGAATGGCATTTCAGATTAAAGATGACTTATTCGATTATTTAAGCTCAAATTTTATTGGAAAACCTGTAGGAATTGATATTAAGGAACAAAAAATGACGCTTCCTTTAATTCATACCCTTAAAATTGCCGGAGAAAAAGACAGAAAATATTATTTTAATACAATAAAACGCTATAATAACGATCAAAAACGGGTGAAAGAACTTATTGCTTTCGTAAAAAGCTCTGGAGGATTGGATTATGCTGTAAGTGTAATGAAAGATTTCCAACATAAAGCGAAAGATATTCTTAACGAATTTCCAGACTCAGAGGCCAAAAAGTCACTTCACAGTATGCTGGATTACGTTATTGAACGAAAATTTTAA
- a CDS encoding sterol desaturase family protein yields the protein MMDYFLGENGLENVYAWSIPLHASVILAEMIYSHVSEAKLYNGKDVATSIYLALLNFGLDLVMKVVAMGVMFFFYNHRLFSWDFTVWYWLICFVITDFAYYVLHYVDHHSRAFWAVHITHHNSEYFNLTTGFRSPVLQPLYRYLYFSPLAFLGFNPWHIMVVYAIGQVYGTWVHTQTVKRMGFLEYILVTPSHHRVHHACNIKYLDRNMGMCLIIWDKIFGTFEKEDPNIPVKYGIYPKMPDNKPDTVLLYEWRRIWKDIRQPGLKFSDRINYLFNSPGWRHDGTGKTVRQYQREYFAKKARKQEQREKSA from the coding sequence ATGATGGATTACTTTCTTGGTGAAAACGGGTTAGAAAATGTCTATGCATGGTCAATTCCTCTTCATGCCTCTGTTATCTTAGCCGAAATGATTTACAGCCACGTTTCTGAGGCTAAGCTTTACAATGGAAAAGATGTAGCAACCAGTATTTATTTAGCATTGTTGAACTTCGGTTTAGACCTTGTGATGAAGGTTGTTGCGATGGGAGTGATGTTTTTCTTTTATAACCACCGTCTTTTTTCATGGGATTTTACAGTATGGTACTGGCTGATCTGTTTTGTTATTACAGATTTTGCGTACTACGTTCTTCATTATGTAGACCACCATTCACGGGCATTCTGGGCCGTTCATATTACGCACCACAATTCAGAATATTTTAATTTGACTACAGGTTTTAGAAGCCCTGTACTGCAGCCTCTTTATAGATATCTTTACTTTTCGCCATTGGCTTTTTTAGGATTTAATCCTTGGCATATTATGGTTGTTTACGCCATAGGTCAGGTATATGGAACCTGGGTGCATACACAGACGGTAAAAAGAATGGGCTTTTTAGAATATATTTTAGTAACCCCTTCCCACCATCGTGTGCATCATGCCTGCAATATTAAATATCTGGACAGAAACATGGGAATGTGTCTTATTATCTGGGATAAAATTTTCGGCACCTTTGAAAAAGAAGACCCGAATATTCCTGTGAAATACGGAATTTATCCTAAAATGCCGGATAATAAACCAGATACTGTACTTCTTTATGAATGGAGAAGAATATGGAAAGATATCAGACAGCCGGGATTGAAATTTTCAGACCGGATTAATTATCTTTTCAATTCACCGGGCTGGAGACATGACGGGACAGGAAAAACAGTAAGACAGTATCAGAGAGAATATTTTGCAAAAAAAGCAAGAAAACAAGAACAGCGTGAAAAATCAGCTTGA